A single region of the Asterias amurensis chromosome 19, ASM3211899v1 genome encodes:
- the LOC139951302 gene encoding cilia- and flagella-associated protein HOATZ-like, translating to MAATMTATDPISNQGERTVFSGCSEDDQACAKLFWQSLTLQPPIESRLVSGDVKQRLKVAPPGRQTVNLAYEKMEKSQKLNDFLQKAQAEVIYAQSMKLTKQAIARQETLHLHKKRTMERREKEAISHRPVPPSLLDEEDDFDQAAEMEASQAMADLDAFTKKIDNKESR from the exons atggcagccaCCATGACAGCGACAGACCCAATTTCAAACCAAGGAGAAAGAACCGTTTTCAGCGGGTGTAGTGAGGATGATCAGGCTTGTGCCAAGTTGTTCTGGCAGTCACTGACCCTTCAGCCACCGATTGAGTCACGACTCGTCTCTGGGGATGTGAAACAGAGGCTGAAAGTTGCCCCGCCGGGAAGACAGA CTGTGAATCTGGCTTATGAGAAAATGGAAAAATCACAAA AACTGAATGACTTCCTGCAGAAAGCACAGGCAGAGGTGATCTACGCTCAGAGTATGAAGCTGACAAAACAG GCCATCGCCAGGCAAGAGACGCTACATCTTCACAAGAAGAGGACAATGGAAAGACGAGAG AAAGAAGCTATATCCCACAGACCAGTGCCACCATCGCTTCTTGACGAAGAAGA TGACTTCGATCAAGCTGCAGAGATGGAGGCATCTCAGGCCATGGCTGATCTTGATGCATTTACCAAGAAGATTGATAACAAGGAGAGTAGGTGA